Proteins encoded in a region of the Cytobacillus pseudoceanisediminis genome:
- the coxB gene encoding cytochrome c oxidase subunit II, with translation MKRLAKWRLFSLFAMMALILSACSGKPYLSTLNPAGEVAQTQFDLMVLSTAIMVGVIAVVTVIFFIVIFKFRRKDDRIPKQVEGSHKLEIIWTVIPILLLLILAVPTVSATFKLADVSPMEKKNEEGKTDALVVNVRANLYWWEFEYPNQEIITGQELVVPTDEKVYFNLIASDVKHSFWIPAVGGKLDTNTDNVNKFWLKFDGEKAAEADNFFYGKCAELCGPSHALMDFKVKAVPRDQFDQWVTAMQDVKEPKKAETDLAQAGQEVFNNSCIGCHAVTPANTAPEAARLAPNLTNFGDRDRIAGILDHTEEDLKDWLRDPETFKPGNKMTGTYGELTEEQLDALTEYLMGLKVTEQ, from the coding sequence ATGAAAAGGCTTGCAAAGTGGCGTCTTTTTTCTCTGTTTGCAATGATGGCGCTCATTCTTTCCGCTTGCTCCGGCAAACCGTATTTATCTACGCTGAATCCTGCCGGCGAAGTGGCGCAAACACAATTTGATTTGATGGTGTTAAGTACTGCAATTATGGTAGGAGTAATTGCGGTCGTAACAGTAATCTTCTTTATTGTTATTTTTAAATTCCGCCGCAAGGACGACAGAATTCCAAAACAAGTTGAAGGAAGCCACAAACTGGAAATCATTTGGACTGTTATTCCTATTCTTTTGCTTCTAATTCTTGCTGTACCTACAGTTTCTGCTACCTTTAAGCTTGCAGATGTAAGCCCAATGGAAAAGAAGAATGAAGAAGGCAAAACAGACGCACTTGTTGTTAATGTGCGTGCAAACTTATACTGGTGGGAATTTGAATATCCAAACCAGGAAATTATCACTGGCCAGGAATTGGTTGTGCCAACTGATGAAAAAGTTTATTTCAATCTTATTGCTTCAGATGTTAAGCACTCCTTCTGGATCCCTGCTGTAGGCGGTAAGCTGGATACGAACACTGACAATGTGAACAAATTCTGGCTGAAATTTGATGGTGAAAAGGCTGCTGAGGCTGATAATTTCTTCTATGGAAAATGTGCTGAGCTTTGTGGTCCTTCCCACGCTCTAATGGATTTCAAAGTTAAAGCGGTTCCACGAGATCAATTCGATCAATGGGTAACTGCCATGCAGGACGTTAAAGAACCTAAAAAGGCAGAGACAGATCTGGCTCAAGCTGGTCAGGAAGTCTTCAATAACAGCTGTATCGGCTGTCATGCTGTAACACCGGCTAACACTGCTCCTGAAGCAGCTCGTCTAGCTCCTAACTTAACGAACTTCGGTGATCGTGACCGTATTGCTGGTATCCTTGACCATACTGAGGAAGATCTTAAGGATTGGTTAAGAGATCCAGAGACATTCAAGCCTGGAAATAAAATGACAGGTACGTATGGCGAATTGACTGAAGAACAGCTTGATGCCCTTACAGAATACTTAATGGGCTTGAAAGTTACCGAACAATAG
- a CDS encoding COX15/CtaA family protein codes for MQRSLKWFAVLTTIGMLLILLGGALVTKTESGMGCGKSWPLCNGEFVPSDITPELIIELAHRLVSGSVGFMVLILSIWTWRKLGHIRETKFLSLTSFFFLVLQALIGAAAVVWGQSDFVLALHFGISLISFAAVLLLTLLIFEVDKKFEAEKLIIDKRMRKHIIGVSIYSYAVVYTGALVRHVNASLVCRDWPLCFNGSFALPENMYEWVQMGHRAAAGLIFIWIGYITYLAIKHYKEQKVVYWGWIISFILVTLQVAAGALVVLTRLNLYIALAHAFFISCLFGVLSYFILLSSRSRKNELAVSAVRENEKNDEAAIPTITSIP; via the coding sequence TTGCAACGATCTTTAAAATGGTTTGCCGTTCTTACAACTATCGGCATGCTCTTAATTTTGCTCGGCGGTGCCCTGGTAACTAAAACTGAATCAGGAATGGGATGCGGAAAATCCTGGCCGCTTTGCAATGGCGAATTTGTTCCAAGCGACATTACTCCTGAATTGATTATCGAACTGGCGCACAGACTTGTTTCAGGCTCAGTTGGTTTTATGGTCCTGATATTATCGATTTGGACATGGAGAAAATTGGGACATATAAGGGAAACAAAGTTTTTATCACTCACTTCATTCTTCTTCCTTGTCCTCCAGGCTTTAATTGGAGCGGCCGCAGTAGTATGGGGGCAATCTGATTTTGTACTTGCCCTTCATTTCGGGATTTCCTTAATATCATTTGCTGCAGTACTGCTTTTGACTTTGCTTATCTTTGAAGTAGATAAGAAATTCGAAGCCGAGAAGCTCATTATTGATAAAAGAATGAGGAAACATATTATTGGAGTTTCTATATACAGCTATGCTGTTGTATACACTGGCGCGCTTGTGCGCCATGTTAATGCAAGTCTTGTCTGCCGTGACTGGCCGCTTTGCTTTAACGGTTCTTTCGCTCTTCCGGAAAATATGTATGAATGGGTGCAAATGGGCCACCGAGCTGCTGCCGGATTAATTTTCATATGGATCGGTTACATTACTTATCTTGCAATTAAGCATTACAAGGAGCAGAAAGTTGTTTATTGGGGCTGGATCATTTCATTTATCTTAGTAACCCTGCAGGTTGCTGCTGGTGCATTAGTTGTTTTAACACGACTTAACCTGTATATAGCTCTTGCCCACGCATTCTTTATTTCCTGCTTATTTGGAGTATTAAGCTATTTTATCCTTCTGTCCTCACGGAGCAGGAAGAATGAGCTTGCTGTTTCAGCTGTTAGGGAAAATGAGAAAAATGATGAAGCTGCTATCCCGACCATTACTTCCATTCCATAA